One genomic region from Magallana gigas chromosome 3, xbMagGiga1.1, whole genome shotgun sequence encodes:
- the LOC136273653 gene encoding uncharacterized protein isoform X3, with product MVIRFSLFTLLLDTMKGCLFLYYVVLQFIPDTMGVLLNSPCTKTSDWSNYHILRCPTNHTIYITKQVIEDGFTKLAFPSIGCSVRDAVYCGVELPTNNISLKNYHIMDSVVNTCNGRNECNLTRQYFLEAEAALKKFCNASLRPELQKATFRHSIDYECIQDSQIIDMCLIKNESRHYHQPVYIKTSGANCSCSLIGSVSRIKILQTMSVKILIQSNDRNLWEHQNTNVGLYGIDIPVQADNLFIRIQEGSNNGLILMKVLGKGNLAIRCYKNKNVRRSLSTVNTLREAFQIEMTVGTSLFTQSKTSMFIETTPNDQVPVFKEKIGPQTIIQSKSE from the exons ATGGTAATCCGCTTTAG tttatttacacTGCTGTTAGATACGATGAAAGGGTGTTTGTTCCTATACTATGTGGTACTACAGTTCATTCCTGATACAATGG GTGTACTGTTAAACTCTCCATGTACAAAAACGTCTGATTGGAGTAACTACCACATCCTCCGTTGTCCCACCAATCACACGATTTATATCACAAAGCAAGTGATTGAGGATGGATTTACCAAACTGGCCTTCCCATCTATTGGGTGTAGCGTCCGTGATGCTGTTTACTGTGGTGTCGAACTACCAACTAACAACATCAGTCTTAAAAACTACCACATTATGGACTCAGTCGTGAATACGTGCAATGGACGAAATGAGTGTAATCTGACCAGACAGTATTTTCTGGAGGCTGAAGCGGCTCTAAAAAAGTTTTGTAATGCTTCACTACGACCCGAGTTACAGAAAGCAACTTTTCGACACAGCATTGACTATGAATGCATTCAAG ATTCTCAAATCATAGACATgtgtttgataaaaaatgagAGCAGACATTATCATCAACCCGTGTATATAAAGACGTCGGGCGCAAACTGTTCTTGTAGTCTTATTGGATCTGTATCACGTATTAAGATATTACAGACGATGTCTGTCAAAATACTGATTCAATCCAATGATAGGAACCTTTGGG AGCATCAAAACACTAACGTTGGTTTGTATGGTATTGATATTCCTGTTCAAGCAGACAATTTATTTATAAGAATACAAGAGGGATCAAACAATGGCTTGATTCTGATGAAAGTTCTCGGTAAAG gaAATCTAGCCATACGctgttataaaaacaaaaatgttcgaAGATCATTGTCGACTGTTAACACTCTTAGAGAAGcatttcaaattgaaatgaCAGTTGGAACTTCATTATTCACACAGTCAAAAACAAGCATGTTTATTGAAACAACCCCAAACGATCAAGTACCTgtgttcaaagaaaaaatag GACCACAGACCATAATTCAGTCGAAATCAGAATAA
- the LOC136273653 gene encoding uncharacterized protein isoform X1, which yields MVIRFSLFTLLLDTMKGCLFLYYVVLQFIPDTMGVLLNSPCTKTSDWSNYHILRCPTNHTIYITKQVIEDGFTKLAFPSIGCSVRDAVYCGVELPTNNISLKNYHIMDSVVNTCNGRNECNLTRQYFLEAEAALKKFCNASLRPELQKATFRHSIDYECIQDSQIIDMCLIKNESRHYHQPVYIKTSGANCSCSLIGSVSRIKILQTMSVKILIQSNDRNLWEHQNTNVGLYGIDIPVQADNLFIRIQEGSNNGLILMKVLGKGNLAIRCYKNKNVRRSLSTVNTLREAFQIEMTVGTSLFTQSKTSMFIETTPNDQVPVFKEKIESSNVVFTQGVLSWIQTFSIIFLLIFAFFIYYKKRTTDHNSVEIRIKDKQEKLILVCRPRNEKKKTSIEIHKEDCMCASSNEHKETASQYTPLQIVNEVESNINTSSNNDYLDVI from the exons ATGGTAATCCGCTTTAG tttatttacacTGCTGTTAGATACGATGAAAGGGTGTTTGTTCCTATACTATGTGGTACTACAGTTCATTCCTGATACAATGG GTGTACTGTTAAACTCTCCATGTACAAAAACGTCTGATTGGAGTAACTACCACATCCTCCGTTGTCCCACCAATCACACGATTTATATCACAAAGCAAGTGATTGAGGATGGATTTACCAAACTGGCCTTCCCATCTATTGGGTGTAGCGTCCGTGATGCTGTTTACTGTGGTGTCGAACTACCAACTAACAACATCAGTCTTAAAAACTACCACATTATGGACTCAGTCGTGAATACGTGCAATGGACGAAATGAGTGTAATCTGACCAGACAGTATTTTCTGGAGGCTGAAGCGGCTCTAAAAAAGTTTTGTAATGCTTCACTACGACCCGAGTTACAGAAAGCAACTTTTCGACACAGCATTGACTATGAATGCATTCAAG ATTCTCAAATCATAGACATgtgtttgataaaaaatgagAGCAGACATTATCATCAACCCGTGTATATAAAGACGTCGGGCGCAAACTGTTCTTGTAGTCTTATTGGATCTGTATCACGTATTAAGATATTACAGACGATGTCTGTCAAAATACTGATTCAATCCAATGATAGGAACCTTTGGG AGCATCAAAACACTAACGTTGGTTTGTATGGTATTGATATTCCTGTTCAAGCAGACAATTTATTTATAAGAATACAAGAGGGATCAAACAATGGCTTGATTCTGATGAAAGTTCTCGGTAAAG gaAATCTAGCCATACGctgttataaaaacaaaaatgttcgaAGATCATTGTCGACTGTTAACACTCTTAGAGAAGcatttcaaattgaaatgaCAGTTGGAACTTCATTATTCACACAGTCAAAAACAAGCATGTTTATTGAAACAACCCCAAACGATCAAGTACCTgtgttcaaagaaaaaatag AAAGTTCCAATGTTGTATTTACGCAAGGTGTTTTAAGTTGGATACAGACCTTTTCGATAATATTTCTCTTAATCtttgctttttttatttactacaaAAAGAg GACCACAGACCATAATTCAGTCGAAATCAGAATAAAAGACAAACAAGAGAAACTGATACTTGTTTGTCGCCCTAGAAATGAAAAGAAGAAGACAAGTATTGAGATTCACAAAGAGGATTGTATGTGTGCCAGCAGCAATGAGCACAAGGAGACAGCCTCTCAATACACACCG
- the LOC136273653 gene encoding uncharacterized protein isoform X2, with product MVIRFSLFTLLLDTMKGCLFLYYVVLQFIPDTMGVLLNSPCTKTSDWSNYHILRCPTNHTIYITKQVIEDGFTKLAFPSIGCSVRDAVYCGVELPTNNISLKNYHIMDSVVNTCNGRNECNLTRQYFLEAEAALKKFCNASLRPELQKATFRHSIDYECIQEHQNTNVGLYGIDIPVQADNLFIRIQEGSNNGLILMKVLGKGNLAIRCYKNKNVRRSLSTVNTLREAFQIEMTVGTSLFTQSKTSMFIETTPNDQVPVFKEKIESSNVVFTQGVLSWIQTFSIIFLLIFAFFIYYKKRTTDHNSVEIRIKDKQEKLILVCRPRNEKKKTSIEIHKEDCMCASSNEHKETASQYTPLQIVNEVESNINTSSNNDYLDVI from the exons ATGGTAATCCGCTTTAG tttatttacacTGCTGTTAGATACGATGAAAGGGTGTTTGTTCCTATACTATGTGGTACTACAGTTCATTCCTGATACAATGG GTGTACTGTTAAACTCTCCATGTACAAAAACGTCTGATTGGAGTAACTACCACATCCTCCGTTGTCCCACCAATCACACGATTTATATCACAAAGCAAGTGATTGAGGATGGATTTACCAAACTGGCCTTCCCATCTATTGGGTGTAGCGTCCGTGATGCTGTTTACTGTGGTGTCGAACTACCAACTAACAACATCAGTCTTAAAAACTACCACATTATGGACTCAGTCGTGAATACGTGCAATGGACGAAATGAGTGTAATCTGACCAGACAGTATTTTCTGGAGGCTGAAGCGGCTCTAAAAAAGTTTTGTAATGCTTCACTACGACCCGAGTTACAGAAAGCAACTTTTCGACACAGCATTGACTATGAATGCATTCAAG AGCATCAAAACACTAACGTTGGTTTGTATGGTATTGATATTCCTGTTCAAGCAGACAATTTATTTATAAGAATACAAGAGGGATCAAACAATGGCTTGATTCTGATGAAAGTTCTCGGTAAAG gaAATCTAGCCATACGctgttataaaaacaaaaatgttcgaAGATCATTGTCGACTGTTAACACTCTTAGAGAAGcatttcaaattgaaatgaCAGTTGGAACTTCATTATTCACACAGTCAAAAACAAGCATGTTTATTGAAACAACCCCAAACGATCAAGTACCTgtgttcaaagaaaaaatag AAAGTTCCAATGTTGTATTTACGCAAGGTGTTTTAAGTTGGATACAGACCTTTTCGATAATATTTCTCTTAATCtttgctttttttatttactacaaAAAGAg GACCACAGACCATAATTCAGTCGAAATCAGAATAAAAGACAAACAAGAGAAACTGATACTTGTTTGTCGCCCTAGAAATGAAAAGAAGAAGACAAGTATTGAGATTCACAAAGAGGATTGTATGTGTGCCAGCAGCAATGAGCACAAGGAGACAGCCTCTCAATACACACCG